DNA sequence from the Mangifera indica cultivar Alphonso chromosome 18, CATAS_Mindica_2.1, whole genome shotgun sequence genome:
ttttatttaaattctcttaggtataattattctaaaatatttgtatgttatttattatattaattgaaaatgaaattattttttccttgaaaaaattaataaataaataataattataataaaatcaatattatcttactaatattttaatacctaagataaatgcgataatcagattactttttatattgtttgtcatattatcaaattaatataaataataaaaaataaattactaaaataatttttaatcttcttcAACCAAACGCCTCCTAAATGTGATGTTTGGTTTGGGGTACGTGAAAATtgcttttataatatatattttattacttatattactttgcAAGTTTTATAAGTATTAAAAAactttggtaatattttatttctactaATAATacgacaaataatataagagataatttgattaacatttctgccttagatattaaaaaattagtttattataattatataatcatttattaatttttcatgacaaaaataattttatttttaattaatataataagtaacataaaaatatttcaaaataataatatcaagggcatttaagtaaaatattttttattatctctaaccaaacacaataacattataataatttatacctagtaatttTCTACGTactctatcttcaagataattttatattttctataataaaatattacataaacaAAACACACCCTAAAGATAAACCATTaagaagattactaggtatatattattactatatttaataaaaattggtaaatataaatcattattgaatttaattagagataataaaatattacaaaaatattactttatttaaatatttttagcagtaattatgttaatatatttgttatgttatttaattaaaaaactaataaataatgataaaattgtaataaactCAATactatattgataattttttaatatctagaATGAAatagtaattagattatcatttatataatttgacatattattattaataatagaatattgtcaaaacattttattacatgacaaaaaaaagataataatgtaatataaataataaaaaatatattaacagaATAATCATTATATATTCCAATCGAactcttataataaataaatgaaatcttgtatttaattatcggtcttataattattaaattaggtaattcaaaatttttatcttgatatataataattagatcTCAAATTCACACTATCATTCTTATggatctctttcttttatcatgtaaattattttttgaatatttaattttatttatttaaaaattataatcgaattctatataataatactattatatatataaataatgatatattattatataattagatattattttatttttaatttttaataatttaattatacgaactaaaaatatataaaaaaaatatccgTATAACAGTAACATGTCTGTAATTGTTGCAATGGATCAGGGGGGCTGTCTCTTAACAGTTGTGCAATTTACAAGTGTCCAAAGTAAAACAGCcactataatttatttaaaataaatagcaCATAATAAGACAAGAGACAATAATAAGACATGTTACCAACAAATGAGGGGGCAACATGGAAGTTCAAAATCAAAGCGGCTCTTTGTTTGTTGATTTGTGATGGATTTCTGTTGATTAAATATTCCTTTGTTAATTTAAgcaaaggctaaaagacttattccccccATTCCCCACCCTCGGTTTattataaactcaaattcatatttattaatttttaaaaatttcaaatcttatttattatatttgattattattgtttgaagaCTCATTTTCGGAGTCTTCATCAAATGAAGATTAGTTGTCTTCATCtgagataattttatttctgataataataatcaaattttttgaaaattaatgagtttgagtttgagtttacactaaaccttaggtgggaataaatctttagaccttaagcaaataaaaaatgttcGCGGATCAAACtaaaagaaagacaaatttttttccTCAAGTGGTTATATTCGTAGAGTAGTACTAtgtatataacttttatatataattttatacataacttttacgtataattttatatacaaataatagtatgtcattatgtaattgaataattaaaaattaaaaataaaataatatttaattatataatgataaattattatataatgatatattattatttatgcacataatattattgatattcttAACATGGgtcttatgtttattttatttgacttGTAACCATCGAAGCCACATACCTACGTTGGGGTTTGAAAATTGCTGGATAACTATTTTCACCCCAGCTTTAATCCAACAACATTGTCACcttataagtttgaaaagtcaATTATTCCACCTATTCTTCAAacttaaatgatagtttttaacaatcaaaatgtatttttatcactttatacaatatataatatggttAATATCACGTACATCTGAAGGAGAATTTGATTTACagtattgaaattaaaattactctGATATCCTATCTTCTATAACTGAGTAACTAACATTAATTTGCTtagtttaacaataataaattatttcagtaatattttaatactaaattactaataatgatgtgatagataatatgAAAAGTAATTTCATTACTATATTtacattaaacattaaaaaattaccaaaataatattaatttttttacttttctatccttattattttttaggatagaaatatttttatttgcaatttatataacaagtaatataaaaaatattttaaaataattatattcaaaaaatttaatattattttattatatcgaatcaaactcaataattatttatatttataattttttatcaaacataataataatttatttctaataattttttagataatttatttttgtgataatctTTCATTTTAGTTAATAATAGATTACTATAACAACCCTGGTCTAACAACTcgacccactgttaagatattgttcactttggacacacagtccatcatgagtTTGCTTCTAGGGTTTGCAACCCAAAAAgtgtcttaacagttaaggagctcacaggctatttaaccactcaaattcttccaccactaaccaatgtgagaTACATAAACAGACCCAATATCTCTCTCGTGTTTCATCAATGTGAGATTCGCTTAAGGGTatcacatataaaatttattgaatttttattgtttttaatgtcGATACTATCTTAAACTCAATGCttcaaaaattatgaatatgtattgatatttatataatcagaTGTGTTGCTAATTATGGATAAACAAATTGAAATGTTTGTCCACATCCATAATGAGAACACTCTAAATACTAATTAACAATGGTACAATTTTTGtatggtcaaaagacttattcccacccaatgtacACTATAATTCTAAACTCACacctatcaatttttaaaaactcaaagtctcatTCATacgttaatttttattaaaattttcaattataattaagaataaaattgtcattttaataataatattaaaaaatatataattcattaatttacccacaattttaaaaactacagatcaacctaaagttttctaattttgaaaagtcacatttttcttcttaaacttaaagttttttcttcacctctctgACCACTGACGACCTCTCATTTCAACCCTAAACCGTCATATCAATCCACCACACTTTCCCTGATGTCATTGTTTGGCCATTGGTCTGAAGTTTATGAATTCAAATGAAGAGTTTTGTTTGAACGACAACATCATCATCTAGATGATAATGTGTTCAGACGAATCTAAACTAGTGGCCGAAGAAATGGAAAGGGAAAAATGTTGGTAGGTTGATGGTGATGGTTTAAGATGGAAACGGAAGGTCATCAAAGAGGTGAAGAagaaaaaccctaggtttggggaaaaaaaatatgattttcaaaatttgaaaactttaagaagagataaaattattagtttttaaaacctgtgaaagaatataattaattatataatttttctaatattattatcaaaatgatgatttatctttatatttaactgaatatttaatataatttgactCATAAGGGGGATTTTGAAATTATCGGAtgggtttttgaaattattagatACATTCCAACCAAATTGGCTGACTCATTATATTACGTACAACTAATCCTTcctaacaaaatatttttattagtaattataaaaGTTCATTTTATCATATCGTAATACTTTATCGTTAGTTCAAACTATACACAATGCGCTTATTCTTCCTATCAATAACTATAATATTATCCTTACTTTAAGCTAAAATGAAAAGTTTAAGGCATAGTAGCAATCATAAATAATGACAataagtagggttggattcaaaccgagtCATGCTCGAGCTTGGCTTGACTTACATATAGTTGAGGTCGTGAAAGTGAAGCTCGAACTCGGTTCGAATTTGACTCagctcattttttgttattaaaacgacgttattttgtatcaaaaattttaattgaaaattttggcgAGTAACTCGAGCTCGTATAGGGTTAGCTCGTTTTGCGCTTGTtcaagccaagctcgagctcgaacggGCTTggttcgagtccaaccctaataATAAGGAAATGTCGATGGCTCGTTCAAGCCGAGTTCGAATGGGCTCGATTTGAGTTCAACCCTAATAATAAggaaaggtcaaaagacttattctaacccaaagttttttattttttaaattgatactctttaactattaaaaactcaaacactgaCTCATAAATAGTCAAATTTAATAGAACAAgttaatactatatattttccccaaagtttaaaaaaataacaatttcttttcattattaaaccttgaaatattacattttttcctttagggtttcttttttttttctcccttcatTTTTCAACGTCATCACTGACAAGCgctatctcttttttttttttttttccattttttgtgTCTTCTCCCCATCTTTGTCATCGAATAAAGACAAGGATAAGGTGCTAGAAATTGGAACAAAAGAGGAGGGAGAGAGATGCCAACTGGTGACAGCATCAGAAAAGaaagggagaaaaagaaaaaaaccatacgagggaaaatataacatttcaaagtttaattattagaaaaattattagttttttaaatctagatGGGAAATGttaatactttattatttttaatatactgctaattaaatttatgattttgtgcttaaaatttaacatatccaattaattttaactgttaaaGGATAAgaatttaggtttttaatagttaaaggGTATTAATTTGAGAATACAATGAACTTTGGATTGGAATAAGTCCCTTGGCCTAAAAGAAATgtaagatttttcaaaaatttcactCTCCTCACACATATAAAGTTACACAAAAAAcaagttaaacaaaattataactATCCCAACCATTccaatatgaaataaaattcaaatcaaatgcaTAAAAAACATGTATGTGTCATTTGtgtgaatataaaatattacagtttgattcgatttaaaaactatttaaatcATAACCTAACATTGTAGAccatgttttttaaaattttcaaaccaattttgaaatcaaacaaaCCAAATAGTGAATTAAACTGTTCGAATTTACAATTTGAACTGTTTTACGCACACCTCTAATGTGTTGGGGACTCGAGATGGGTAGGAGTAGGTCAAGTCTGTATTATCATGGAGCAAGAACTATGTTCAAGAATAGATTTATTTGCTCAATGATTTATCAAGTGAATTCATGGTTGCTAAAAGTAGCCCCGAAGAAGCATCAAACATTTATGATGAGATCCATAGAGCAATTCGTATGCATACGATCAAAAATtataaccttaaaattttaagaatcatattttaattcagAATAATACTACACAACCTAATGTTATAACATCTAATTAAGTAACACTGAAGTAAGATAAAAGGTAAATAATCACATTATCTAATCTTAAACTGTCAACTCAGTTTTTACGCATATAGATAAAAGCTTTGAGGAGAAGTTATGTTAAAGCTTAAACATTAAGTAAAATCCTATTAATtagagattaaaataataaaattatatgcataaatagttagaataaatttatacacGAACattgatatatcactatataattagataattttaaattaaaaataaaataatattcaattatataataatatattattatttatatataaatttatttatattatttgtatatataatactacttgAGATTAAAATCCctcttttatcttttatattatgaGAAAACACATCTACAATGACAACAAGTAATCAATATtatctcaataatcttttaatacttaaagtaaaaacggtaattaaattatcatctatattacctattacaaaatcattaataataatagattattataatattttattaatgataaaccaaatcaaataatataagtaataaaaaatatattatcaaggtaatatttATTGTCTAGGAACTAGATAACATTTTtgagtattaaaagattatcaaaataatattgattttattataattttatttgtatttattaattttttaaaattaaaatactctcactcttatttaatataataaatagtaaaaaatatatttaaataaaataatatcttaatatttttattatatataagtaaatacaatcatcatctatatttattaaattttatcgaatataatatattatatttaataattttttaaataatttatatgtaaaaagttttttctttttgattctAAACCAAATGGCCGCTTGTATTAAGTGGGTTAATTATGGAAGATTCGTTAGACTCGTGctactattaataaaagattaaagcATGTGATTATTATTGCCAattaaatgaccaaaaaaagaaaaaaacccatTTTTCACGTTCCAATTTATACTCGTGGAATGATAGGGGTTAAATTGGACAggtaatgaaaaagaattttgaaaagGCCAAGTGACTCACACAGtattaaagttagaaaatttattattttaaaatttttatattatttttattcttaaatttcaaaaattaataatttctcttaaaataaaattttaaaaagttatatttttcttcttataatttcaaattttacatatacTTTTCTTATAATCGATTAGTTTTTCTAGTGCCTTAATTCCACCTAACAATATCCCTCCATCTTTGACAAATTCTCGATGGACTTTTGGAATCGAAGAAGACAAGGGTTTTCATAGATTCCAAAAGTGCATCGAGAGATTGCAGGAGAGGGAGAGACATCACTAGATAGGATTGAGGCATCAGAAAAGTTGactgattattaaaaaaatgtatataaaaattaaaaaactttagaaaaaaatataattttttaaaatttaaattttaataattcataaataaaaactttaaaattttaaaaatttataaataaaaatttgaaattacttttCAATGGAAATAAGTCCATTGGCgttttcaaaataaatcataatttctggccttcaattttaattagggctggattcaggCTCgactcggtttatttatgggcggctcgagttcggcttatttttcatatcaaaacaatatcgttttgtacatatatggatcaaaacaatgtcgttttgtatacaaaatttttaaaaaaaatctaccaagccAATTTATGCTCGGCTCGAGTTTGATTGAGTCAAGAAGAACCCGACTTATTTCaaactcgaaccgagccgagccgagctcaaactggctcggctcgagtccaaccctaatttTAATCCATAAGTAATCAAAAATTAGGGACGTGTCACATTAATCCTATTGGTCTAGTCAAAGATACGAAAATCTTCCCTTTCGGCGGCaaagtttttgaattattttgcaAAAACATGAAGAAATAAATTGCTCTTAGAAATACggattaaaagtttgattttcttatattagaACAAAGAAAGTTCATCCTCCGCGCCGTCCCACGTGATGTCCACACCATCACGCGCATGTGAGAGAGGTAAATCACACGAATTGATCATCTTCTGATTTACGGCCTAGAAAGCGAGTAgttaatgatatttattttatccaATTGAAGTGTACGGACCTGAGAATTCATTGTGCTGTCCCTACCACCACGTACTCTGCTGTTTCCCTTTTGTGcctgtaatatttaattaaatggaGTTTACGGAGAGATGTTGCGTCCGCCCGATGGTGGCGCCGTCCAACGCCGGCCGGTTGTGGAAAAGGACACGCCGAAATGATTTTAAAGACAACGATAGCCGTTAAAACAGACGGAACAACAATGAGGTTTGACCCACCGTAGGAGGACAGATAGACAGCTAAGCTGCCGAATTATGAACTTTTAACTGCCGCCACGTCATCCTGTTAaggtttttttattctttgatttatttttaaaaatattatccatAATTCAGCAACATATTACGTCGTCGTATTACTAATATCATAAGTTTCgagattttaaattcaaaattgaaaggGTAAAACGggaaatttctatattttaccAATCtatgataaaacaataaaatatcatctttaaatcccaaaataactttttttttcacgtttcatttaaattaaatattagttttgtaagtttataaaatatataaatattataaaataaatatatgtctAATTACCCTCAAACCCCCTCATATAATTGCCCTTAGTAGTTATATTAAACTGAATCGGGTCAATCTATCATAGGTAGACTCGGATCTAATATAaactaagttaaaaatttgattcgaatttaaacttgatttttttcgaACAGACTGAGTTTGAACTTCTTCAAAGTAAGCTTGACAAATCTATAtctaaacttaagtttgatatcatataaatcatatcaaatttaaatttaatttaattcgaatcttATCTTGTTTTGCTTCCCCTTAGATTGTGTGAAAAATACACTCTCCTTAAATGTAAATAGTAAAATACGTGTCATTTCAAAAATACGAAATAAAATGACGTTTGACATAACAGGTAAAATTAACATGAGACAATGTATATGGCTAAGAGTCCTAACGCTGTAAAAAAGATTTTCTGATCCAAAGCTGATATGGTCTCTCAGGCTTTACCTGAAAGTGGATTGTTTCAGTGACCTTACGCCTCTTGCCCATTTCACCTTTGTGGGTCATAATAGCCGAGAGCATTCGGGAGAGGCTGGGGCATTTGGGCActcttttcaattttattactGTAGAACCATGCACTTGGCTGGTAAATGTACCTGTCAAACTCAAAAATCCATTTTTCATAagttttttatacaatttcagaaaaaaaaaataattaattcttttttttaactagCTATGTGTTTCTTTCTTCGAAACATTGCCACTTAAATGTAAAATCTGACCCGATTTGTTAGACCGATAAACtttaagatataataattaagcttacaattattaaatcaataaaattatgtatatctattttttatacataatttatatatacagatctaaggttggattcgagccgagccagctcgagctcggacTCGGCTCGACTCAGTTCGAACCcaaaacgagccgggctctgctcagCTGgatcgagctggctcggcttggcaggacaaattttttttaaaattttttatacaaaacgacgtcgttttgatccatatatatacacaaaataatatcgttttgatatgaaaaacgagccaaaaacgagccgaacttgagccgagccgagttcagctcgagTCGAACTCGAGCAACCCCTAAATAAAGCGAGCTGAGCccgagctcgactcggctcgaatctaaccctatacagatgaggtgttatcatgtgattagatgtttctttatcatatgatgacacatattttaaaatcaactaattacatgatgacacatcactgtatacatgaattatgtaccaaaaataggtacacataacattgttgTTATTAAATTGGGTTTGTCAAGGGTTTTTTAATTGGTTTAAGTTCTTTTTTACAAGAgtatttttctatctttttaaGAGGAGATCTTTTGCTTTCACCATTCAAATTAGTCTTTGGAGTCGAAACATTGTCACTTTTGATCATCTTCTCTATGGTATGATTTGGTCCCTAAATCTATATAGTTATAAAGCTTATCGTAATTTTGATCCCAATTAATATTAGAGCAAAACTATGTACATTCacttaaatatacaaatagatacacatatataaaatatttgtatatttatatattcaaaaaagatacacataattttattgtacatgttaaattttgtattgtatCAGAAAGCTTTATCTTTTTATGGGTTTCACTTAACATTTTAGAATatgtcaaatgactatttttcacccaataTTTAGTGACAtgagatatttttattatttaaaataatagaaaaaatcgttttgcttaaatttttatattttttcttgttattccatctatttctttttttcttcaattttttttatgttcctTGTGTAAAAGTTTAGAAGGTAAATTGCAATTTAAAAAAGGTTaagaatgttaaaaaaaaaaaaaagttaaaggaGTTGTGTAACTTCAAAAAACttcaatattgttttaaaaaaattataaaattataatatattctttaatagtttcaaaaataataataatatcttaaaaattaattaaaatataatattttaaaattaattagaattttaatatatataggaGTTCAAGTGAtacattttaaaactaataaaaatatattaataatttgatatttatattaaatgtaaatgatacttttataattataataaaaaatataaaatgaccattttcatataaacttaaaaataaaaattcaatagcAGAAGTGAATGACAtatgaaactttagttttttttttttatttggtaatGAGAAACTTTATCTGAGCTAAACTGTTACGTTAGAATCGAATCAATCGCATCGAATATGATAAATCTTCAAATCCAATGATTAACTCTATAACCATTAAGtcagataaatcaaaagtttaatcttaatatatcatcagataatatttgaacttatATTGAGCTCAAACTACCTTTTTCGAGAtagttctcttttttttaaaaatatttatcattgcATCAAAGCTTCCGTGGTAAATAATCAAATGACTTTTAAAATACCTAAAGTCATGCCAAATTTAATTTACGTATTTATTTGttgtatttatttgttataattataattaatacatattattcatctttattttatttattatgattaactATTTTTTCCAACGTGAAAAATGAGCtaaaaagaaatttagaaaatatttatgaaGATTCCTAATATATTAGCGAGTTAGTTATTCACAGCTAATACAAATTCTGGAAAGTTAAGTAAtatttatccttaattaattatttaattagagcAAAGCATAGTGTCCCTGGAGTGCCACGTGGACATCAATGATGCCCGTCTGTTACGCTCATCAAcgaatgaaataaaagaaagatacGGTTCAATTAGAAGTCCCCACGTCGTCGTTTTAGTTTTGTTTAGCCACTAAGTCACCACGTCCGCCtcttcagaaaaagaaaatatttatttttcaaaaagtttaaaaaattctgTCCTGGCCCTCTCACATGCTTGCCAAGTGCTTCTACCTTCTAATGGTCCCACTTTCCTCCATCTGATATCTTACCTGGCAGCAACTCTGCATGGCCCCACATCTGACACACTCTATCTCCACCGTCCATCTTTTACCCGCTAGAGCGTGTTTCACACTGTCATTTGATGCAAGTGGGTTTTGAATCTTGATGTTTTCCTTCGGTATTAATTCGTCTACAAATACAGAGCTTTCTCTTGTTTCTCCCCCTCTGTGGCTCTGCTTTCCGTAAACAACAATTAGAAAAATTTGCTCACTCTCTGTGACAGCTTTAAAAGGGCTTTGATTGAATACACACAGGCACACTTCTTCGTTTCGCCTCTTTTTTTGTGTTGCCTCTGGGGTCCCTTTATACAGCAAACGAGACTAGCCTGATTATTATTAAAACTCGACCTAGAGGCAGAGCCCATTACTTGACTCTTCAAATACCTTGTATCTTGAGGGCCTTAGGTATGGCGGAGAGTTTGGACGACGGTGAGTTTTGGCTTCCCCCTCAGTTCCTTACTGACGACGACATACTCATGGACATGGGTAAGAGTAACAACAAGAAAGAAGCGTTTGGCTCTGAAGCTGAAGCTACTAACAGGGGTTTGTTTCCGTTTGAGTTTTCCAGTGGTTTTGGCTCTTTTGGGCACTCGTCCTCGGATCTCAGTTCTCCTGTTGAGTCAGTGATAGGGTCAACTGAGACCGAGAGTGACGAAGAAGATTTCATCGTTGGGTTGACTCGCCAAATGGCTCACTCTACTCTTGAGGAAGATTTCGCAGGAAACTACAAATCTAAGGTGCTTGTCTTTAATAGTCTCtctgtttttgaaattttattcaatatttagattttcactTGAGGGTTTTTTCTTAAAACATGGTGTTTTTTTTCAGGTTCGATATGTGTCTGGTTCGCCTCAGTCGACGCTATGCACAGTTGGGAGTGGGTGCGGCTGCAGGCAGTTCTCCAGCCGTGTTGGTCCTAACTGTCAGTCACGGGTTTCTTCGCCGCCGGGAACTTGGGATCTACTGTACGCGGCTGCAGGGGAAGTTGAAAGAATCAGAATGAACCAAGAATCATTTGGGTTGTACAATCACAACAGGGGTCTATTGGGTCCGCCCAAAAAACCATTTCCGGTCACTGTTCCCGTAAAGAACCCCGCAAACCTTCTTGATGTTGGCTTCTACAAGACTAACCACCAGCACTACCACGAACAGTCTCTTTCTCACCAGCAATTACAAGCTTCTCAGGTATGTTCAGAACagattcattattatttatttcctcTCGCTTTACATCTTTGTCTCTTGTTTAATTCTTTTTGCTTCAATGTTACAGTTTCAGCATCTGAAGCAGCAACAAGCGATGAAGCAACCACAAGGTTCATCAGTTTGGGGAGGACCACAACGACAGGCCAAGGCGACAACTGGACTACATCATGTGGGTCTCAGCCGAATCAATAGTAGAAACTCGATTCGGCCACTTGGTTTGTCGCCATCTGCTTGGCCTCCCCTGCAACAAGCACATCAGCAGGAGCAACCACAACAACAAAACGGGTCCGGTATGCGGGCCGTTTTT
Encoded proteins:
- the LOC123201255 gene encoding uncharacterized protein LOC123201255, giving the protein MAESLDDGEFWLPPQFLTDDDILMDMGKSNNKKEAFGSEAEATNRGLFPFEFSSGFGSFGHSSSDLSSPVESVIGSTETESDEEDFIVGLTRQMAHSTLEEDFAGNYKSKVRYVSGSPQSTLCTVGSGCGCRQFSSRVGPNCQSRVSSPPGTWDLLYAAAGEVERIRMNQESFGLYNHNRGLLGPPKKPFPVTVPVKNPANLLDVGFYKTNHQHYHEQSLSHQQLQASQFQHLKQQQAMKQPQGSSVWGGPQRQAKATTGLHHVGLSRINSRNSIRPLGLSPSAWPPLQQAHQQEQPQQQNGSGMRAVFLGAPKKECAGTGVFLPRRVNTLPETRKKPACSTVLLPAKVVQALNLNFHDMGSPLPSYYESYTPDADANLRYRNGYQKRNLRPQQGMNHEIQLPQEWTF